The window TGGATATAAATGACAAAATAAAAGCCTATGCACAGTAGTACAGTGAGCTCTTCAGGTTTGTCACTTGAGGCGGAGCCTGTTTTCTTACATGAGAGAGCTGTGCTTTCCATGCCTAGCGACAAGGCAGCGGGCCCTGATGGATTCACGGGTGCCTTTCTCAAGGCATGTTGGGACACTACCAAGTCGGGCATCATGCTTGCCATCAACAATTTCTCTGATCTCCACGCTACTCACTTTCATTGGTTGAACTCTGCTGACATTGCTCTCATTCAGAAGAAGGATGCGCGGAGGACATCGTCGATTTCCATCCCATCATTCTTATCCATGTCCTCGCTAAGCTAATTGCTAAGATGATGTTGTTATGGcgatgctagaaggagggcgcgagagggccggccgggggtctttttgcccacggccgggcaagaggaagaggatttccttcttaattcttgcttgattggattgatacatctcctctctttatatagaggttacttgactcccaagcaaggcttacttgacccctaagcaagcgacccttatctctaattaaccctaagactaacgggctataccgccagcccaggccattaggcccattacgtactctaacactacaccccacctggacatgcagcttgtcctcgagctgcagcctaaccaacttataaccatgactcgatgcAACATAAACCTAACatctaaaaacaagccttttacatctcgtcttgttttattactctcaacctgaaatggatTGGGAtgctttattttggaccccttaacaaaaagtggacaccatccgcacgtcggacgtgcacgtgtacagccacctggatcccatggacatcacctggacaaaaggagtgcatgtgtatggccacctggaagtggtcgcaagagcgaCCAGCAGAGGGGCCCTCGCGGTGGCCGAcggcggaatgcagtggtgctacgcggtgtgctcctgtcggtgacaccctgccttctccccgccggacggctgttggtctgcacctcacagggaagagtggagggcttgcgatggagaatgacgaggaggggtgcgtccccccaaccgccgatgtcgcagatttgaggtcgctgcccgcggGAAAAACAACATGGCCGCTGCCtgtgggggaaaccgcatgcccaagatccccgacgcactggacgagatcgaggtcctttgcgcagcgaagggcaatttggaggagcggcagctgcagaccacgcatctcccgcacacgtcgacgcgctaggaggccgcgcgcggcagcctgcagcctcaccgccgccgacacgtggcgggtagtgATCCAAGCCGGAAGCGGTGACGACGACGGCAGGAACTTGATTTGCTGGATGGGGACGCCCTGGGGAAGCGGTGATGGTGACGACGGGAACTTGATTTGGTGGATCGGGACTCCCGCCGGCGCGGTCGATGTGGGACCGGAGCTGACCGCCGGTGGCTGCTGCAGCagagcgccgggcgcggcggaggccgccaggagcggcggctgccactgcagccagggcggGGCGGTGGTGGCTGTGGATGGCAGCTGCAACGGCCCGGCGAGCGCGGCGGGGACGCCTTGGGGCAGCAGCAGCGGCTGCTGCGGCagagcgccgggcgcggcggaggccgccaggagcggcggctaccactgcagccagggcggggcggcggtggcggtggatggCAGATGCAGCGGCCCGGCgagcgcggcggaggccgccaTGTGTGGCGGCTGCCACAGCAGccacggcggcgcggtggcggcgatgGGCGGCGTAGCCTGGTGCGGCAGCAGccacggcggcgcggtggcggcgatgggcggcgcagCCGGGTGCAGCCTGTAGGACCTGGCCAAGAACAGGcggatctcctggaccgcctgggTTAGGTCCCGCAGCGCCCCGGACACCTCCTTCGGGGTGAGGACGGCGGGGGCGGGCGCGATGGAGGATCCCGGCGCGGGTAGGAGCGGGGCGACggtcgtggtggtcgccggaggcGACGAGATGACCGACAGCGGAAGAAATGGGTTGGGCagcggtgaagacatgatcgaaccgaagctagctgataccaaattgttatggcgatGCTAGAAGGAGGGCGTGAGAGGGCcagccgggggcctttttgcccacggccgggcaagagggagagGATTTCCTTctgaattcttgcttgattagattgatacatctcctctctttatatagagaggttacttgactcccaagcaaggcttacttgacccctaagcaagcgacccttatctctaattaaccctaagactaacgggctataccgccagccaggccattaggcccattacgtactctaacagatGTCCAACCGGCTTTCCCCGCACATGAATGAGCTGGTCTCGCACGTCCAAAGTGTGTTCATCAAAAGAAgatgcatccatgacaacttcatgtaTGTGTGCAATTTCGTGAGATGCTTCCATCGTAGGAAAACCCCGGTGTTGCTCTTCAAACTTGACATCAGAAAAGCCTTTGACTCGGTGCGGTGGGACTTCCTCCTCGACCTACTTCGACACGTTGGTTCCCCGCCTCGCTTCCGAGGTTGGGTTTCAGCCATGCTGTCCTCGGCTTCGTCTCTCGTTCTGCTCAGTGGCGTGCCTGACAATCCCATCAAGCTCGACAGGGCCGTTGAAGCAGGGGGACCCTCTATCCCCCGTGTTATTCGTGCTCGCCATCGACTCTCTGCACCACATCCTGGCAAAGAGCACGGCTCAAGGAAATCTTCATCCCCTTGGTGGAAATGATATGCCTATCCGAGCTTCGCTTTACGCGGATGACGCCGCAGTTTTTCTTGCGCCCATTAAGGAAGACGTCCAGTTTTTCAATGATACTCTCAAGCTCTTTGGGGCTGTCACTGGCCTTGTCACAAATTGTTCCAAGTCTTGTCGCCCCAATCTGTTGCGAAAATCTTGATCCGGACATTCTCCAATCCTTCCCAGCCAAGTGTTCCTCCTTTCAGATGAAATACCTTGGGCTGCCTTTGCTTGTCAAGAGGTTGAAGAGAATTCACTACCAGCCCCTCGAGGACAAGATTGCAGGTCAGCTCACCCCTTGGGTGGGAAGGCACATTGCCTCGGCAGGTCGGGCAGTCTTGGTTAAGTCGGTCCTCACGACGATTGCTATCTACTACATGACGGCGTTAGATTTACCGGTGGAGGTCAAGAAAAAGATCGATGCCCTTAGACGTGCTTTCTGTTGGGCAGGTTGTGATAAGGTCACAGGTGGAAAATGCAAGATAAATTGGGAACAAGTGTGCAAGTCCAAACTGCTTGGAGGCCTGGGAATCCTAAATCTCGACAAGTTTGCCATCACTCTTCGCCTCCGTTGGCTGTGGGGCGAGTGGCTTCACCCGGACAAGCCATGGGTTGGCTTGGGAACCCCTTGTGATGACAACGACCAATATATTTTTGTCGCGGCTACCAAGGTCTAATTTGGCGATGGCTTGCGTGCCAAGTTTTGGGAGTCTCCTTTGCTCGATGGGATTAAGCCCAAAGACATGGCCCCTAAAATATAAGAATTGTCGAAGAAGAAGAATTGCTTGGTTCGAATGGCTCTGCACGACAACTTCTGGACttcccaggtggacattcttcggggCCTCACCGTCGAACACCTCTCTGAGATTGACACTCTTTGGGAGAAGGTCTCCCATATCCACCTCGACATCGACACGCCCGACACTATCACTTGGAAGTTCCCCACTGATGGACACTACTCGGCGACGTCGGCCTACAAGGCGCAGTTCTTTGGCCATACTGACACGGCCATGATACCAACCGTTTGGAAGGTTTGGGCGCTTCCTAAATGCAAATTCTTCGCTTGGTTGGCAATCAACAACAGGATTTGGACGGCGGACAGGCTTGAGCGTCGTGGGTGTCCAAACTGTAACCTTTGTCCCCTATGTAAGCAGGTGCAGGAGTCGGCGGCCCACCTTCTATTCCAATGCGGACACACTATCAGAGTTTGGTGCATGATCAAAGATTGGTTGGGTCTCCATGATGTGCATCCTTCTGATTGGATTGACGCGACTTCCATTAAAGAGTGGTGGAGCCACAATGCTACCAAGAAGACCCAATCGCGAAGGCCACTTGCTTCCTTGATGCTTCTTATCTCTTGGGAGTTGTGGAATGAGAGGAATGCACGGATCTTTCGTAATAATGCCGTCCCAGTTGGAGTCATCGTCGCTAGGATTAAAGAGGAAATGTCGCTTTGAAGCATGGCGGGGGCGAGGCACTTGAGTAACATAACGCCGCGAGAGTGATTGTTGTAATTTGGCCATGGGCCTTAACCTCTAAAACTTCTCTCTTAATCAAttaaaatggcaaatcttttgccgtttcaaaaaaaaaatccattTAATTTACGAAGTAGCGGCCCAAGTTTTTTTTTTCCTGCCTGCTGATGTCTTTTCTCCAAGCTTGTTACTACTGATTTATAGCATTGGTTTGCTATACAAGTGGTCAATAGACTTGCGCAATTTCTGAAAGTTATGGAACTGGTGTTATATTATGTATTGATTGTTACCTTCTATGTCAGCAGATGGTTAAGATCAGGGATCCTGAGCAGCAGCTTTATATGGTGGGTGTCCCCGAAGAACACATTGAAGGGCATGCATTCCATTTGTACCATCTGACTTCTCCCGATGACAGGTAATTACCACCCTTCTGAAATGTGATGCTTTACATTCAGGTTTGCTGATTGTTCTGTTTTCTCTTGCCAGCGTTTCATTTGAGTTCCAACACAATGTTTGTGGCCGTTCAATATATGCCGAAGGGTCAGTTGATGCCGCCGTGTTTCTGTATAAGAAGGTTTGTGTATATCTTGCTTCGTATGATTGTTGTGACACACGTTACTTGGATTTCTTGTTATCTTATTACTATTTCCTTCTAATTTAGGTACAATCAATGGATCCTAAGAGAATTTACAACATGATTGATGTCTTGCAAGAAGGCGATATGCGGTGAAGTTAGTTGATTAGGTCTTGATGGATCTGAGTGAAATTTTGAAACAATCTTCCCGTATCTTGCGGAAACACAGGGGATTTGGAGGGGTAGTATTTAGTGAGTAGTGTGGACTGTGGAGTACTGGAGTTGATGATATATGTGCTGAACTGCATGCACCCGAATAGCTTAGTCCAGAACCTTAAATTGTACGACCGGAAGTGGGGCAGGACGTCAATATTGTTCATGTGGGTGGTAGCCTGGTAGGTAACTGTTAAGCAAGTTTTTCTGGGCTTCCCGCTCATCCATCTACCAAAGTTGCATCTCATATGTACCATCAGCGAGAAGGTCAGTGGCAGAAGTCGCCGTACGCATCAAGTGAGAAATAACAGGATGCCAATCATATTTCGAACACACTGTACTACACACGGTACATCAgagtgaaacaaacacacaaaacaaGCAGATGCAGATCGAACTACTCCAGAAATGGAACCTCTCAACTGAACTAACAATCGTCCTCgcaatccagttcaagaaatgaaaaACAATCGTCCTCGCAAACATTATTTTGTGGAAGCAACGTCGCCTGCTACCAGTGAGCAAAGGAGCGAAAAATAACTCGTTCGTGGCTTCAACCAAAAGAGCGAGCAACCTCGCTCCGCCGCGGACAAAACCATCTACGGCTTGCCGCCGCTCTGCTTGGCAGGAGGAAAgaacggcagcttcttgaggaacgGGAGCATCTTCTTGAAGAGTTGTGGCTCAGTGACGGCGTCACGCTGGGCCCGGGGGTGGTAGATCGGCGTCGGGGTTGGCGCCGTcggcgtgtacaccggcgtcgttgGCGGCTTGACTGCAGGCGGGAGCGAGTGATCGTGGTCATGGTCATGATCGTGGCCATGGTCGTGATCATGATCGTGGCCATGGTCGTGGTCATGGTCGTGATCATGGTCGTTGTCATGGTCATGATCATGGTCGTGGTCATGGTCATGGTCGGGCTTGGGAGGGACAGTCACGGGCTTGTGGAAGACGACCAGGTGGTGCTTGTGCAGAGGATGGCACAGGAACGCTGAGGCGCATTCAGCCGACGGTTGGTGCACCTCGCCGGCGAGCGCGACGAAGGTCGTCTGGCCGTCGCGGCCGGGCCGTGTCGCGACGATCTTGGAGGGCTCCTGCCCGGGGCACGGCGCGCCAGACGCGCTGTGGAGCTGCGCGAAGCAGTCCTGCTTCAGCTCGCCGTCGTCGCCGACGAGGCCGGCGTCCAGGGGGACGCTGAAGGCGCCGGACTTGTCCACATGCCCCACGGCCTTGCTCTGGTACTCGCCCTTGCCGTTCTTACACTTGACAGCAACCTGGAGACCTGACACAAGCCAATGGCAAATTGAAAAAGGCCAGTTAGGCTCTGCTTTTCTTTGACGCTGTTGGCAAATTCAGTGTGTCTAAAAAGTTTACGTACCTTTGAAAGCGGCCTCGGCATTCATGCTCTTCCTTGTGCAGTCCGAGCACCTGGCCAGGCCGACCACGACCGGCGCCGCCTCGCCGTGCACAGCGTTCGCGAGGCCGATCGCCAGCGCTACGGCGCAAACCCCGAACAGAAACCGCCGAGGTAGGAGCGCCATTGTGGAGCTCGATCTACCACCTGTTCGGAGATGCTAAGGAAGGGAAgctgtggatggatggatgtggacaAGGATGGCATCGTTTATATAGGCGCCAAACACCGACGAGGTTCAATCAACCGGAGCGGCCCGTAAGTGAAACAGTGACGAACAGCTAAATTAGACGCCGGCTTTGCAGATTAGCCATTAACGTCGCCTAATGTGATCTCCTTTCCTTCAGATATACTCCTCCAGCTTTCCTCGCACTGGCCGTTAAATGCTCAAGCGAAGTGTAGTACGTAGCACATGGATTGCCATTTTGCAGGATTAAGTTATCGACCGGATCGAGGGAGGGTGAATGGAAGAttttaacaatttcttcaaaaacaCATtttcggaagaagaagaagaaagtaaACAAAACAAAGCGCAAATACTGAAAAGAGGAATAGCTGAACTTAAGCGGTCATTAGCTTACAAGCATGTGAGGCAAAAGTAAAACTATAGTAAGCTAAAGACAGAAGTATGCTTAGGGTTCCTCtgactcaaaaaaaaaaaacttaggGCTCTGACTCCCGCAGACGCTGCCGCCGGTTCGCCTCGTCTCTGGTGGCCCTAGGGTCTGGAGGCGCCGTGGACCCGGGCCCTTGCTGGTGGGAGGGATCCTGCTTCGCTTTTAGGTGTTTTATGATTTCGTTTAGGGTATGCGTCCTACTCACGAAGACGAGGCGGTGGcgcctccctgaagatggaataagcttCTCCCCGACTAGCCCCGTTCCGGTGATGCGTCTAGCGTCGCCGGAGGGCGTGTGAAGGCGTGTCTCCGACAGATCACGTGGGATTCAGTCGGCATTGGTCTTCAGTGGATCTGTTTGGATCCAGTCTTCGTTTATGCGTCTACATGTTGGTTCTTTTGATTTATACTTTTCTTCGTCAGCGACGGGCTGCGCTGATCCGgtagggccttagcacgacgactttccgactgtccaCTACAACAAGTTTGGCCCGACTTCGGTGAGAAAGGGACGATGAGGCGGCGCGCCTTTGACGCGCTCTAGTGCTTTTAGTCGTCACtactcgctaggtggtctacgaacatggatataattttttttatttctgtgTTCTTTGTACTACTATGGCATAATGAGTAGATCCAGAGTTTTCTCCAAAAGAAGGCAGAAGTACGCTAGATAGAGAAATAACCAAGTAGCGTTACAAGAAAATAAGTGAAAGTGCATCTAATCCCAAGGTGGATTTTGATGATTCATGTCAACATATCTCAAAGAGCAAAGCATGAAGTTAGGCAGCGGAAATACATATAGTAGTGAATAATGGTTTTGCGACAATCACAAAGAAAGGGGAGGGGAAGTTCTTCGAAGTAGAGACGATTATAGAATGTAAAGGCAGTGCGAGGAAATATAACTCGGGAAAGACACAGAGTTGTGTTACCCCAGTTTGATCTATTGGCACAGTTCTACGTATGGGTTGGAAATGAGCCATAGCTCTGGTAACACTTAGTCCTTGTCTTGTTCTCCATGAGTTAAGTTCCTCAAAACTCGCCCAGTCATTCGAGGTAGATCATGATGTGATCTTCGAACCTTCACGTATTTGTTCTCCGACAAACCCACAATCTAGAAGCTCTTGAACAAATGGCTATCCGTCTAGAGGATTATGCACAATCCTCAAGAGTAATAAGTTCAAGTTAGGCTTTCATCAAATTATTTGATGATGTTCAATCACTTCTCATAATTAGGCTTGGATTATTGTGAGGAATGGGTTGCTCATACAACACTTGTTAATTTCTCATGGAGCAACCA is drawn from Triticum dicoccoides isolate Atlit2015 ecotype Zavitan chromosome 4A, WEW_v2.0, whole genome shotgun sequence and contains these coding sequences:
- the LOC119285104 gene encoding proline-rich protein 2-like — protein: MALLPRRFLFGVCAVALAIGLANAVHGEAAPVVVGLARCSDCTRKSMNAEAAFKGLQVAVKCKNGKGEYQSKAVGHVDKSGAFSVPLDAGLVGDDGELKQDCFAQLHSASGAPCPGQEPSKIVATRPGRDGQTTFVALAGEVHQPSAECASAFLCHPLHKHHLVVFHKPVTVPPKPDHDHDHDHDHDHDNDHDHDHDHDHGHDHDHDHGHDHDHDHDHSLPPAVKPPTTPVYTPTAPTPTPIYHPRAQRDAVTEPQLFKKMLPFLKKLPFFPPAKQSGGKP